From Homalodisca vitripennis isolate AUS2020 chromosome 1, UT_GWSS_2.1, whole genome shotgun sequence, the proteins below share one genomic window:
- the LOC124352780 gene encoding coiled-coil domain-containing protein R3HCC1L isoform X2, whose translation MIEREKQNKQKLTPTAAVYRPPAARLAESRQNSDNSRTPESKRSRVRRPDQQMYVPRPKRASFGSDQPRSRSRSSSRTSLENDSCDKRIKTSPQKSEESRLSGSDDPINNRSSEVNATELPTKLPFSLESCSTDKVLPLCSSDISAPLENIPVIGNEELRPSENIISNDLRQVGPSRLPDVVKDKDLISTQFSGKEVETEVSELSLRVLQYASSVSEYVETKINNKVPLDDSSKIENDNCAESENQVSRAENKDGSFDSEDNSTQKREVKTCEKTEAMETISISSDSQDQNSNSVTTSSSDSRNSDSSDSELKRKLCRRKSNEEMEIDHSINSEKKKDFKEDRNASLDQNHKTRRIFPSVPVSDVLIISDSSSCDDVTIKSKEPEPKIGVTKEKLKKSPAIKEKSEKVANKSKSIDPGECDWESLYDDTGECLVPDLMEELTNSVGRVRVTSVDSDYRPYQSIEERTSDGECVIEIYDFPAEFKTTDLFNIFAAYRNKNFQIKWVDDTHALGVFPSPLMADEVLACTLPYVKTRPLRMGIAESRNKARNLVLPPLPAMERPKTCTALARRLVSGALGLRLPTSSQDRERERQVLKEAREKRRQEVKQREAAWDGTLTKENCV comes from the exons ATGATAGaaagagaaaaacaaaacaagCAAAAGCTGACACCTACAGCTGCAGTTTACAGACCTCCAGCTGCTCGTCTGGCCGAGTCCAGGCAGAACTCTGATAATAGCAGAACTCCAGAGTCcaa GCGAAGTAGAGTGAGACGACCAGACCAGCAGATGTATGTGCCTCGGCCCAAGCGAGCATCATTTGGTAGCGATCAACCCAGAAGTCGAAGTCGTTCGTCTTCTAGAACTAGCCTTGAAAATGATTCTTGTGACAAGAGAATTAAAACTTCTCCACAGAAAAGTGAAGAATCAAGACTGTCTGGGTCTGATGACCCAATAAATAACCGTTCCAGTGAAGTAAATGCAACAGAGTTACCAACAAAACTTCCCTTTAGTTTAGAATCATGTAGTACAGATAAAGTTTTACCATTGTGTAGTTCTGACATTAGTGCCCCACTAGAAAACATCCCTGTGATTGGTAATGAAGAATTGAGACCAAGTGAAAACATAATCTCTAATGATCTCAGACAAGTTGGTCCTTCAAGATTGCCAGATGTAGTAAAAGACAAGGATCTCATATCAACACAATTTAGTGGAAAAGAAGTGGAAACAGAGGTGTCCGAGCTTTCCCTTAGGGTTCTTCAATATGCCTCAAGTGTCAGTGAATACGTAGaaacgaaaattaataataaggtgCCATTAGATGACTCATCTAAGATTGAAAATGATAACTGTGCTGAGTCAGAAAATCAAGTTTCTAGGGCTGAAAATAAAGATGGTTCTTTTGACAGTGAAGACAATAGTACACAAAAAAGGGAAGTTAAGACTTGTGAGAAAACTGAAGCCATGGAAACCATATCAATATCATCAGACAGTCAAGACCAAAATAGCAACAGCGTTACAACCTCAAGCAGTGATTCTAGAAATAGTGATTCTAGTGATTCTGAATTGAAAAGGAAGCTCTGCAGAAGAAAAAGCAATGAAGAAATGGAAATTGATCATTCCATAAACTCCGAAAAGAAGAAGGATTTTAAAGAAGACAGGAATGCTTCACTAGATCAAAATCACAAAACCAGAAGAATATTTCCTAGTGTGCCAGTTTCAGATGTGTTGATTATCTCGGACTCAAGTTCCTGTGATGATGTTACCATCAAATCAAAAGAACCTGAGCCAAAAATAGGtgtaacaaaagaaaaattgaagaaatcaccagcaataaaagaaaaaagtgaAAAAGTTGCAAACAAATCTAAATCAATTGATCCTGGTGAGTGTGACTGGGAATCTCTGTATGATGATACTGGTGAATGCCTAGTTCCTGACCTAATGGAAGAG TTAACAAACTCTGTTGGAAGAGTGAGAGTAACTTCAGTGGACAGTGACTACCGGCCCTACCAAAGCATAGAAGAGAGGACAAGTGATGGTGAATGCGTGATTGAAATTTATGACTTCCCAGCAGAGTTCAAAACTACAGACCTGTTCAATATATTTGCAGCTTATCGCAATAAAAACTTTCAGATCAAGTGGGTGGATGACACGCATGCGTTAGGAGTGTTTCCTAGCCCTCTTATGG CCGATGAGGTTTTGGCTTGTACACTGCCATACGTCAAGACAAGGCCATTGCGCATGGGCATTGCAGAGTCGCGCAATAAGGCTCGCAATTTGGTTTTACCGCCCCTGCCGGCCATGGAGCGACCCAAGACCTGCACCGCGCTGGCCCGCAGATTGGTGTCTGGAGCTCTGGGGTTACGATTGCCCACATCTAGCCAGGATCGAGAACGAGAGCGGCAGGTGCTCAAAGAGGCCAGAG AGAAGCGGCGTCAAGAAGTAAAGCAGAGAGAAGCAGCCTGGGATGGGACCTTGACAAAAGAAAACTGTGTATAA
- the LOC124352780 gene encoding dentin sialophosphoprotein isoform X1, with amino-acid sequence MEIVNFDLNKYLQRNIFPSRTVLVFPPFNGFRRFLIHKLIEDNFASSEVAAFSIGQDIGRRIVVCYRGLIRENELKGTSTNLSQKAGNNMIEREKQNKQKLTPTAAVYRPPAARLAESRQNSDNSRTPESKRSRVRRPDQQMYVPRPKRASFGSDQPRSRSRSSSRTSLENDSCDKRIKTSPQKSEESRLSGSDDPINNRSSEVNATELPTKLPFSLESCSTDKVLPLCSSDISAPLENIPVIGNEELRPSENIISNDLRQVGPSRLPDVVKDKDLISTQFSGKEVETEVSELSLRVLQYASSVSEYVETKINNKVPLDDSSKIENDNCAESENQVSRAENKDGSFDSEDNSTQKREVKTCEKTEAMETISISSDSQDQNSNSVTTSSSDSRNSDSSDSELKRKLCRRKSNEEMEIDHSINSEKKKDFKEDRNASLDQNHKTRRIFPSVPVSDVLIISDSSSCDDVTIKSKEPEPKIGVTKEKLKKSPAIKEKSEKVANKSKSIDPGECDWESLYDDTGECLVPDLMEELTNSVGRVRVTSVDSDYRPYQSIEERTSDGECVIEIYDFPAEFKTTDLFNIFAAYRNKNFQIKWVDDTHALGVFPSPLMADEVLACTLPYVKTRPLRMGIAESRNKARNLVLPPLPAMERPKTCTALARRLVSGALGLRLPTSSQDRERERQVLKEAREKRRQEVKQREAAWDGTLTKENCV; translated from the exons AGTATTGGTATTTCCACCATTTAATGGATTCAGGCGCTTTCTAATTCATAAGTTAATAGAAGATAACTTTGCTTCTTCAGAAGTTGCAGCGTTTTCTATTGGACAAGACATTGGGCGGAGAATTGTTGTTTGCTATAGAGGATTAATAAG AGAAAACGAACTAAAAGGAACTTCAACGAATCTGTCCCAAAAAGCCGGAAACAATATGATAGaaagagaaaaacaaaacaagCAAAAGCTGACACCTACAGCTGCAGTTTACAGACCTCCAGCTGCTCGTCTGGCCGAGTCCAGGCAGAACTCTGATAATAGCAGAACTCCAGAGTCcaa GCGAAGTAGAGTGAGACGACCAGACCAGCAGATGTATGTGCCTCGGCCCAAGCGAGCATCATTTGGTAGCGATCAACCCAGAAGTCGAAGTCGTTCGTCTTCTAGAACTAGCCTTGAAAATGATTCTTGTGACAAGAGAATTAAAACTTCTCCACAGAAAAGTGAAGAATCAAGACTGTCTGGGTCTGATGACCCAATAAATAACCGTTCCAGTGAAGTAAATGCAACAGAGTTACCAACAAAACTTCCCTTTAGTTTAGAATCATGTAGTACAGATAAAGTTTTACCATTGTGTAGTTCTGACATTAGTGCCCCACTAGAAAACATCCCTGTGATTGGTAATGAAGAATTGAGACCAAGTGAAAACATAATCTCTAATGATCTCAGACAAGTTGGTCCTTCAAGATTGCCAGATGTAGTAAAAGACAAGGATCTCATATCAACACAATTTAGTGGAAAAGAAGTGGAAACAGAGGTGTCCGAGCTTTCCCTTAGGGTTCTTCAATATGCCTCAAGTGTCAGTGAATACGTAGaaacgaaaattaataataaggtgCCATTAGATGACTCATCTAAGATTGAAAATGATAACTGTGCTGAGTCAGAAAATCAAGTTTCTAGGGCTGAAAATAAAGATGGTTCTTTTGACAGTGAAGACAATAGTACACAAAAAAGGGAAGTTAAGACTTGTGAGAAAACTGAAGCCATGGAAACCATATCAATATCATCAGACAGTCAAGACCAAAATAGCAACAGCGTTACAACCTCAAGCAGTGATTCTAGAAATAGTGATTCTAGTGATTCTGAATTGAAAAGGAAGCTCTGCAGAAGAAAAAGCAATGAAGAAATGGAAATTGATCATTCCATAAACTCCGAAAAGAAGAAGGATTTTAAAGAAGACAGGAATGCTTCACTAGATCAAAATCACAAAACCAGAAGAATATTTCCTAGTGTGCCAGTTTCAGATGTGTTGATTATCTCGGACTCAAGTTCCTGTGATGATGTTACCATCAAATCAAAAGAACCTGAGCCAAAAATAGGtgtaacaaaagaaaaattgaagaaatcaccagcaataaaagaaaaaagtgaAAAAGTTGCAAACAAATCTAAATCAATTGATCCTGGTGAGTGTGACTGGGAATCTCTGTATGATGATACTGGTGAATGCCTAGTTCCTGACCTAATGGAAGAG TTAACAAACTCTGTTGGAAGAGTGAGAGTAACTTCAGTGGACAGTGACTACCGGCCCTACCAAAGCATAGAAGAGAGGACAAGTGATGGTGAATGCGTGATTGAAATTTATGACTTCCCAGCAGAGTTCAAAACTACAGACCTGTTCAATATATTTGCAGCTTATCGCAATAAAAACTTTCAGATCAAGTGGGTGGATGACACGCATGCGTTAGGAGTGTTTCCTAGCCCTCTTATGG CCGATGAGGTTTTGGCTTGTACACTGCCATACGTCAAGACAAGGCCATTGCGCATGGGCATTGCAGAGTCGCGCAATAAGGCTCGCAATTTGGTTTTACCGCCCCTGCCGGCCATGGAGCGACCCAAGACCTGCACCGCGCTGGCCCGCAGATTGGTGTCTGGAGCTCTGGGGTTACGATTGCCCACATCTAGCCAGGATCGAGAACGAGAGCGGCAGGTGCTCAAAGAGGCCAGAG AGAAGCGGCGTCAAGAAGTAAAGCAGAGAGAAGCAGCCTGGGATGGGACCTTGACAAAAGAAAACTGTGTATAA